TATTAATTTATTTAAAATAGAATAAATTTAGGTCATGTGTCGATTAATTTTTTGAGTTTTTTGAAAAGAACATAAAAAGCTGTCTTGTAGTTTGGAAAAAGATATATTAATTATTTTTCTGGTTTACAGGACAGTTTTTATTTTATTCTTCGGGAATGTTTTTATAAGGTTTAAAAAATTCAGCTGAATATTTAAAAGAATAATCTTCTCCTTTCAGCCATTTTAAAGTTCCGATTATGTGTGAAATAACGGTATAAGCTAAGACCGTCAGTATAAAAATTGCAAATATAATAATAATTATTGCATTAACTTTTGCCAATGCTAAAGTATTAAGCAATGAAACTGTTATAAACAGAACAAGTATTGAAGTAAATTCCATATTCAAAATTTTACATAATATTTCTTTAGGTTTTTCATATAATGTTTTTCTTGCAAAATGTAAAAAGGATAAACCGAAAAAAGGAAAAATCCAACTTATCAGAAGTATAAATTTTATCTGTTTCATAACTTCAGGATTAAGAAAATTACTAGCAAGATTTGAAGAATTTTTTGGTGTATTTAAATTTTTAATTTTTTCTTTCTTTAGTTTTCTCATGTCTCTCCTTGTTAATTTAAAAAATTAAAGGAGATTTGATAACCTCCTTTTACTTTAAATATTTTTATTTTTTTATAAATTTCCATGCTGTAGGAAATATTCCGATCATTAAAATCATTTTTATTACATCTCCCGGAATAAAAGGAACAAGTCCTATTATAAATACATTTTTAGTAGGGAAAAATAATGAAAGCTGAATAAGTCCAAATAAATATAGTATAAAATGAGCTAAAAATAATACTAATATCAATTTTGAATATGATTTTGTCCATCCTTTATCTGCAAAATATCCGCAAATATAAGCTGCAAATAAGAATCCTATAATAAACCCTCCACTTGCAGAATTGAAAGGAAATCCGCTTGTGAAACCTGCAAATACCGGAAATCCTATTATACCTGCTGTAATATATGAAAGTAAAGTGGATACACCGAGTTTTTTACCATAAGTAAGTCCAATTAACATAACGGCAAAAGTTTGTCCTGTTATAGGAACAACTGTGAATGGTAAAGGAATTCTCACTTGAGACATAAGAGCTATAAAAAATACACCACTTATAACAAGAAAGATGTTTTTTACCATTTCATTTTCTTTATTTTTTACTTTAATCAAATTATTAATTAATATATTTTGATTCATTTCTACCTCCTGATGTTTTTAATAGTTTTTAAAAAAAGTATAACTAAAAAAGAGAAAAATGTCAAGGAAATATAAGAGAAACTTTTTTATTTTATCTATTTTTAATTTTATTGACAAAAATATGTATAAGAAGTATAATGAAATACAAAAATATATGATATCAAATTTAGAATTTATAGGGGATAATTTATGGTTACAAAAGATATTTTAGAGTCTTTTTTTGAAGCTGAAAATAAACGTGATTGGGCAATATATAAACAGTTTCTGCATACAGAAATTATTTGGCAATTATTTGATAAAAAAGTAAGAACTATTGGTGGTGTAGAAAATTATATGGAAACAATGAAAAAAGCTTATGAAAATACAGATATTCAATTTTCATGTCAGAATATGCAGATTTCTAAGGACGGGAATCGAATAGCCGCTTATTTAATAAATGATTCGGGAATATGCTCACTGGATATTTTTGATTTTAAAGATAACCTGATATATCGGGAATATGAATTTATTTTAGACTGATAAATTTCTAATTTAATGAATAAAAACAATTCTCGGCATATATTAAACATAGGATTTCTTAAATGAAAAACATTTTCCGAAATTACTGAAAAGGAAAATCAGCCAAAGTTAAAATAACTTTTAATTACAGATATTCAATTCATTGATACCGTTTAATATAATTGATTTAAAAAGAAAATGATATTTTTAATTTATGCTGCCTGATCTGAAAAAAACAGGTACGGATAATAATAGAAAAGATATTTTTTAAAGTTAAATAATATCCAAAAATTTGATAACATATTTCATAAATTTTCAATTTGGATAAATTAATGAAATGTAGTATAATATATTAAATTAAATAAAAATACTGAAAAAGGAGAAAACTTTTATTTTTTAAGTTAATTTACAGTTATGGAGAAAAAGAAAAAAACTGAGCTGGAAGTTCTCAATGAATTAAAAGAAAAGAAAATAAATGAAGTATTTGAAAAATTAGGGAAAAGGAAATCCATAAGTAAAATAAAAAAAGAAAAGAAAATTGCGGAAGGCATAATTATTCAGGTCAAAGAAAGCGGGACAAAAAGTTATCTGAAAAAGTCTTCGGCAGGAAAAAAGAGAATAAGGAAAATAATCAGACTGTTAACTTTTGGATTGTTTCTTTTAATGGCAGGAGTAATATGGTTTTTATTTGAAAAATATCGGAATTTTCAATTATATCTATCAAAAAATAAAGAAATAATGGAACTGGGAAAAAGATACGAAGAAGAACAGAAAATGAAAGCGGAAGAACTGAAAAATCTGAAAGATCTGACATTGGAAAATGTGAAAAACGTTCCCGAGGACAAGAAAAATGTTATGCTGAATATAATTCCGAGTGGAAGTCCTTTGTTAAGGGATATATATATTACAAGTCCTTTTGGAGAAAGAGTACACCCAATCAGCGGTCAGAGAAGATTCCATCACGGAATAGATTTGAGAGTTGATATTGGTGATCCTGTAATTTCTTCAGCAATAGGAAGGGTAAGTTTTACAGGAGTAAAGGGAGGATATGGAAATGTGGTAATTATAGATCATATGTACGGATTCCAAACAACTTACGCACATCTGAACAAAATACTTGTTAAAAACGGTGAAATAATAGGTAAAGGAAAAGTCATAGCTGAGGGAGGAAATTCAGGAAGTTCAACGGGTCCGCATTTGCATTATGAAGTCAGGTATAACGGCACACCGATCGAACCTAAAAATTTTATAGATTGGGATAGTAAAAATTTTAATATAATATTTGAAAAAGAAAGGAGTGTACCATGGGAATATTTTCTAACAATAATGGGAAAGAATTAAATGTTTCTGAAGGAGTAAGTGTAATATCGGCAAAAACTTATGTAAAAGGAGTAGTCGAAACTGATTCAATGACACAAATTGAGGGGGTGTTGGAAGGAGATATTAAATGTGACAACACTGTCCATGTAAGTAATGGCGGAAGAATAGTAGGAAATGTAGTAGCCAAAACTGTATTTGTAGATGGAGAAGTTTCGGGAGAAATCTTGGCTGAAAAAGTGGAAATAGGAGAAAAAGGAAGAGTATTGGCGAATGTAGTATCAACATTATTTGTAATTCAAGAAGGAGGA
This genomic interval from Leptotrichia sp. OH3620_COT-345 contains the following:
- a CDS encoding biotin transporter BioY, producing the protein MNQNILINNLIKVKNKENEMVKNIFLVISGVFFIALMSQVRIPLPFTVVPITGQTFAVMLIGLTYGKKLGVSTLLSYITAGIIGFPVFAGFTSGFPFNSASGGFIIGFLFAAYICGYFADKGWTKSYSKLILVLFLAHFILYLFGLIQLSLFFPTKNVFIIGLVPFIPGDVIKMILMIGIFPTAWKFIKK
- a CDS encoding nuclear transport factor 2 family protein, with protein sequence MVTKDILESFFEAENKRDWAIYKQFLHTEIIWQLFDKKVRTIGGVENYMETMKKAYENTDIQFSCQNMQISKDGNRIAAYLINDSGICSLDIFDFKDNLIYREYEFILD
- a CDS encoding M23 family metallopeptidase, with the protein product MEKKKKTELEVLNELKEKKINEVFEKLGKRKSISKIKKEKKIAEGIIIQVKESGTKSYLKKSSAGKKRIRKIIRLLTFGLFLLMAGVIWFLFEKYRNFQLYLSKNKEIMELGKRYEEEQKMKAEELKNLKDLTLENVKNVPEDKKNVMLNIIPSGSPLLRDIYITSPFGERVHPISGQRRFHHGIDLRVDIGDPVISSAIGRVSFTGVKGGYGNVVIIDHMYGFQTTYAHLNKILVKNGEIIGKGKVIAEGGNSGSSTGPHLHYEVRYNGTPIEPKNFIDWDSKNFNIIFEKERSVPWEYFLTIMGKN
- a CDS encoding polymer-forming cytoskeletal protein, which codes for MGIFSNNNGKELNVSEGVSVISAKTYVKGVVETDSMTQIEGVLEGDIKCDNTVHVSNGGRIVGNVVAKTVFVDGEVSGEILAEKVEIGEKGRVLANVVSTLFVIQEGGLFEGNKKMKKAEAFIEYEETESADV